In Agrococcus jenensis, the genomic window CGCAGCAGGTCCAGGACGCCGGCGACGAGCCCAACGCGGAGCAGCCGCGGGAGCAGCGCTGACGACCGACCGCATCCGACGCCGATTCGTCGTGCACGGCAGCGTGCAGGGCGTCGGCTTCCGCTGGGCCGCGAACGCCGAGGCCGAGCGCCTCGGCGTCGCGGGCAGCGCCCGCAACCGCTTCGACGGCACCGTCGAGGCGGAGGTCGAGGGCGCGCCGGATGCGGTGGCCGCGATGGCCGAGTGGCTGGGCCACGGCCCCTCCTCGGCGCGCGTCGACCGCGTCGACCTGGACGAGCTCGAGCCGCGCGGGGACACGGGCTTCCGGATCAGCTGACCCAAGCCGCCACCGCGCACGCGATCGTGTCGAGCTGCGCAATCGAGCCGACGCCGCGCGGCGGCGCCTGCGCGCCATGCGCAACCGCGACGATCCGGCTTGCGCGGGCAGCGCATCCGGACGATGATCTGAGCAGCCGCGCGACCCGCGGCCCACACTCACAGCGCCGTGAGATCCGCGGCGCCATGCATGGAAACGAGCTGCCATGAGCGCCATCCCCGAGTTCAACCACGAACGCGTCCTGACCTCCATGGGGGCCAGGAGCGACGTCGTCATCACCGTGGCGCTCCATTCGAGCGTGCTGGGACCGGCGCTCGGCGGCTGCCGGATGTGGACGTACCCGACGTGGGCGGATGGACAGGCGGATGCGCTGCGGCTCTCGTCCGCGATGACGCTCAAGAACGCCGCGGCCGGCCTCGACGCGGGTGGCGGCAAGGCCGTGATCGCGCTGCCCATGGGCACGCGCATCGACGCGGACCGCCGTCGCGCCGCCCTCCTCGACCTCGGTGACCTCGTCGAGGCGCTCGACGGCCGCTACCGCACGGCCGAGGACGTCGGCACGACGGAGCACGACATGCTCGTCGTGCGCGAGCGCACCGAGCACGTCGTCGGCCTGCCCGCTGAGAACGGTGGCGCCGGCGAGCCCGCGGGCGCGACCGCGCTCGGCGTGTACTCGTCGATCGCCCCGACGCTCGAGGAGGCCTTCGGCTCCGACGACATCGCCGCGCGCTCCTTCGTCATCTCGGGCCTCGGCCAGGTCGGCGGCCGCCTCGCGCGCATGCTCGCCGGCCACGGCGCGACGCTCTTCCTCACCGACATCGACGGCCGCAAGCAGCAGCTCGCCGACGACCTCGGCGCCACCTGGATCGCGCCCGGCGAGGCCCTCACCACCCCGGCCGACGTGCTCGTGCCCGCTGGCCTGGGCGGCATCCTCACCGATGAGGCGATCGAGGCGCTGCCCGTGCGTGCCGTGGTCGGCCCCGCGAACAACCCGCTCGCCGAGCACTCCGGCGCCGCGCGCCTCGCGGAGCGCGGCATCGTCTACGCCCCCGACTTCGTGGTCAACGCAGGCGGCGTCATCCACCTGCAGGGCATGGCCGACGGCATGCAGTGGCCGGCGATCGCCGAGCGGCTCACCGGCATCAGCGACACCCTCCGCGGCGTGTTCGCCAGCGCGCGGCAGCGCGGCATCACGCCGCTCGAGGCCGCCGAGGCGCTCGCCGCCGAGCGCATCGACGCGGCCCGCGGGCGCATGACGGTGAGCGCCTGACGCATCCGCCTCGCTGTGCGCACGCGCACGGCACCCGGCGGATGCGTGGCGGGCGTCCAGGCGCCCGGCGTAGCGTCGCCGTGCGGGGTGCCGACGCCCCGCGGAGAGAGGATCACCATGAGCCAAGAGCAGCAGCCCGGCCACGACCACTCCAGCCAGGACGAAGCCGTGACCGGCGGCTACGGCGACCCCGGCGAGGCGGAGGCGCTCACGGGCGACGCCGAGTCCGAGACGGATCCCAAGGAGCACCCGAAGGCGGATCCCGCTGAGGGCTCCGACCCCGAGAACCCGCGCGGCCTCTAGTCGCGCGAGCGGCCGGCGGCGTCAGTCGCCGGCCGCCTCGGCCGTCGCGCGGAGTCGCGCGACGTAGTCCGCCCACCAGGCGGCATCGTGCTCCGGCAGGTTCGAGACGCCATCGCGGAGGCCCGCGGCGCCGTCGATCGTCTCGCGCACGATGTCGGCGTGGCCCGCGTGCCGCGCGACCTCGGCGATCATGTGCACGATCAGCCGGTGCAGCGTCGTGTCGGCGTTCGCGCCCCACCACGGCACGTGGGCTGGCGCGTCGAGGGGCAGCTCGTCGATCGATGCGTCAGCATGCGCCCAGACCCGGTCCCAGAGCGCGAGCACCGACGCGCGCGTCTCGTCGGGCCCGGCCCACATGTCTGCGTTGTCCTCGGCGTCGTCGTCGGCCCAGGCGAGGTGCTCGGGGAACGGGCGGCCGACGCACCCGCCGAAGTAGTCGGCCGCGACCGTCGCGACGTGCTTGACGAGCCCGAGCAGGTTCGTGCCCGTCGGGGTCATCGGCATGCGCGCCTCCCGCTCCGACACCCCCTCGAGCTTCCAGCGCAGCGCCTCGCGCTGCACACGCAGGTAGCGGACCAGGGTCGCCTCAGCATCCTCGCTCATGCCCGCATCCTGGCAGGTGCCGCCGACCACCGCCCACCTGAAGACGGTAGTTGACATGTCGACTAGTCGCATGGTCGACTAGCACCGTGATCCTCTCCCGCATCATCCTCGGCCTGCTCGCGATCGCGCCGATGACCGGCGCAGACCTCAAGCGCCACTTCGACTCGACCGTCACGCACCTCTGGTCGGCCGACAAGGCGCAGATCTACCGCACGCTCGCCGCGCTCGTCGAGCAGGGCTTCGCGAGCGTCACCGTGGTGCCCGGCACGAACGCGCCCGACCGCCAGGAGCACCACCTCACCGACGCCGGCCGTGCCGCGCTCGTCGCGTGGCTGCGCTCCGACCTCGACCGGCAGCCCGAGCGCGAGGCCTTCCTCGCGCGGCTCTTCGTGGCGGACGCGCTCGACGACGCAGACGTCGTCGCGCTCGTCGAGCGGCGCCGAGCGGCGGCCCTCGAGCAGCTCGCCGTCTACGAGGGCATCCGCGCCTCGACGCCGCCCGCCGAAGATCGGGGGCAGCGCCTACGGCTCGCGACGCTCGACCACGGCATCCGCCACGTGCGGACGGAGCTCGTGTGGCTCGACGCGCTCGAGGAGCAGCTGCGATGACCGCCTTCCCCGAGGTGCACCCGCCCCGCGACGCGACCGGCGCCGAGCAACGCCCGGTCGTGCTGCTGCACGGCGGCAACGTGGCCAACTGGATGTGGGAGCCGCAGCTCGCCGCCCTCGGCGACCGGCTCGCGCTCACACCGCACCTGCCCGGCTTCGGCGCGCGGAACGCGGACGACTGGCCCGGCCTCGCGGGCGCTGCCGACGACCTGGCCGACCGCATCCGCGACCTCGCCGGCGACCGCAGCGTCGACGTCGTCGGCCTCTCGCTCGGCGGTGTCGTCGCCCTGCACCTCGCGGCCCGCCACCCTGACCTCGTCACGTCGGTGCTCGCGAGCGGCGTCGCTGCGCTGCGGGTCGGCGGCGCCGCGCGCGCGACCTCCGCGCTGCAGCTCGCCCTCTGGCACCGGCGCTGGTTCTGGAAGGCGCAGGCGGTCGCCTTCGGCCTGCCGGCCGACTCGCACGAGCCCTACGTCGAGCACGGCGTCTCGATCCGGCGCGAGACCGCCGCGGCGATGCTCGCCGAGGTCTACGCCGGCGGCGTCCCCGAGGGGCTCGCCGACTACCCGGGGCGGATGCTGCTGGTCGCCGGCGAGCGCGAGCCGCAGGTGATCCGCCGGTCGCTCGCCGCCCTCCGGCGCAGCGTGCCACAGGCGGCGACGCGCATCGCACCCGGCATGCACCACGTCTGGAACGTCGAGGACGTCGACCGCTTCAACGGGATGCTGCGCACGTGGCTGGGCGGCGACGTCCACGACTGGCTGGTCGCGCCCGCGACCGCTCGATGACAGCGGCCGCCGCTTGCTCGCAGCGCCCGCCGCGCTTGGCGGGATCTTGCCGAACACCGGCGGCCACGGCGCTCGTGGCCGTCACCTGCCGACCGTAGGCTCACGAGGTGACCGCAGCACCGCTCCGCGCCCGAGCATCCGTCGTCGTCGCGATCGCCATCGCGCTCGCGGCGTGGGCCTCGGCCTTCGTCGTCATCCGCGCCGTCGCCGACGACTTCGACCCCGGTGCGCTGACGCTCGGCCGGCTCGCCGTCGCGGTGATCGTGCTGGGCATCGCGCAGGCGGTGCACGGGGCGTGGGTGCGCCCGAGCGGTCGGCAGTGGCTGCTGCTCGGCATCTTCGGCATCCTCTGGTTCCTCGTCTACAACCTCGCCCTCAACGCCGCCGAGCACCTGCTCGACCCGGGCACCGCGGCGCTGCTCGTCAACGTCGCGCCGCTCATCGTGGCGCTCGTCGCCGGGACGCTGCTCGGCGAGGGGTTCCCGCGCTGGCTCATCATCGGCGCGATCGTCGCCTTCGGCGGCATCGCGATCATCGGCGCGGCGACCGCGACCGGCTCGCTCAGCCTGCTCGGCGTCGTGCTCGCGCTCATCGCGGCGGTCACCTACGCCA contains:
- a CDS encoding acylphosphatase, coding for MHGSVQGVGFRWAANAEAERLGVAGSARNRFDGTVEAEVEGAPDAVAAMAEWLGHGPSSARVDRVDLDELEPRGDTGFRIS
- a CDS encoding Glu/Leu/Phe/Val dehydrogenase dimerization domain-containing protein, producing the protein MSAIPEFNHERVLTSMGARSDVVITVALHSSVLGPALGGCRMWTYPTWADGQADALRLSSAMTLKNAAAGLDAGGGKAVIALPMGTRIDADRRRAALLDLGDLVEALDGRYRTAEDVGTTEHDMLVVRERTEHVVGLPAENGGAGEPAGATALGVYSSIAPTLEEAFGSDDIAARSFVISGLGQVGGRLARMLAGHGATLFLTDIDGRKQQLADDLGATWIAPGEALTTPADVLVPAGLGGILTDEAIEALPVRAVVGPANNPLAEHSGAARLAERGIVYAPDFVVNAGGVIHLQGMADGMQWPAIAERLTGISDTLRGVFASARQRGITPLEAAEALAAERIDAARGRMTVSA
- a CDS encoding DinB family protein translates to MSEDAEATLVRYLRVQREALRWKLEGVSEREARMPMTPTGTNLLGLVKHVATVAADYFGGCVGRPFPEHLAWADDDAEDNADMWAGPDETRASVLALWDRVWAHADASIDELPLDAPAHVPWWGANADTTLHRLIVHMIAEVARHAGHADIVRETIDGAAGLRDGVSNLPEHDAAWWADYVARLRATAEAAGD
- a CDS encoding PadR family transcriptional regulator codes for the protein MILSRIILGLLAIAPMTGADLKRHFDSTVTHLWSADKAQIYRTLAALVEQGFASVTVVPGTNAPDRQEHHLTDAGRAALVAWLRSDLDRQPEREAFLARLFVADALDDADVVALVERRRAAALEQLAVYEGIRASTPPAEDRGQRLRLATLDHGIRHVRTELVWLDALEEQLR
- a CDS encoding alpha/beta fold hydrolase, coding for MTAFPEVHPPRDATGAEQRPVVLLHGGNVANWMWEPQLAALGDRLALTPHLPGFGARNADDWPGLAGAADDLADRIRDLAGDRSVDVVGLSLGGVVALHLAARHPDLVTSVLASGVAALRVGGAARATSALQLALWHRRWFWKAQAVAFGLPADSHEPYVEHGVSIRRETAAAMLAEVYAGGVPEGLADYPGRMLLVAGEREPQVIRRSLAALRRSVPQAATRIAPGMHHVWNVEDVDRFNGMLRTWLGGDVHDWLVAPATAR
- a CDS encoding DMT family transporter produces the protein MTAAPLRARASVVVAIAIALAAWASAFVVIRAVADDFDPGALTLGRLAVAVIVLGIAQAVHGAWVRPSGRQWLLLGIFGILWFLVYNLALNAAEHLLDPGTAALLVNVAPLIVALVAGTLLGEGFPRWLIIGAIVAFGGIAIIGAATATGSLSLLGVVLALIAAVTYAIAVLLQKPLLAALPGLQITLIGVAIGVVGSLPWGGALVAQLAAAPAASTIGVVYLGVVPTAIAFLAWAYALKRMPAGRLAITTYLVPVLATGMAWVLLGEVPPPLALLGGLVCLSGVALTRVRSTARAADETARAAATEVTPAEEPR